In Microplitis demolitor isolate Queensland-Clemson2020A chromosome 9, iyMicDemo2.1a, whole genome shotgun sequence, one genomic interval encodes:
- the LOC103577268 gene encoding uncharacterized protein LOC103577268 gives MKRMVEIIMCFLCVSAVQSHLIEYLNFSSSAINDIPISQNHTRKLLELCFFNRMNPVAISKDLVGAFHGITDNGGRNISVITIDEYLYWQNYKGLNFLAYPSFATIILSADYTKDYSFKSVSPANNYLREQFEILNYWSSTTLFLVAGNQCGDASKTL, from the exons ATGAAGCGGATGGTGGAGATAATTATGTGTTTTTTATGTGTGAGTGCAGTCCAAAGCCACCTCatcgaatatttaaatttttcatcttcaGCAATTAACGATATTCCGATTTCGCAAAATCACACG AGAAAGTTACTAGAATTGTGTTTTTTCAATCGAATGAATCCTGTGGCTATAAGTAAAGATTTGGTTGGAGCTTTTCACGGAATCACAGACAATGGGGGAAGAAATATTTCTGTTATAACAATAGATGAATATTTATACTGGCAAAACTACAAAGGTTTGAATTTTCTTGCTTATCCATCTTTTGCAACGATTATTCTGTCAGCCGATTACACCAAAGATTACTCCTTCAAG AGTGTCTCACCAGCAAACAATTACCTCAGAGAACAgttcgaaattttgaattattggaGCAGCACAACGCTATTTTTGGTTGCTGGGAACCAGTGCGGCGATGCATCAAAAACGTTGTGA
- the LOC106693646 gene encoding uncharacterized protein LOC106693646, whose translation MGRNKIILFYYCLLIVNVSCSNIKIYESSPEKDLSKRLISDAREIVEKCFTNNSNPIVISADLINDDDKVKNLSDINNIKSSFIIINEDFKPTKIEGYIPAYPTYVLLLKSFSKLMVLIEELMKSKIWSIKSSFFVLDTTKDPLYIYAQPVLAMLWEHDLLSSYYLCYNNDRDSTIVYTLNPFTNYAPSPWAPVDTSYVFIEKDPKKKKWTFYSLKYSKGEKICQNIVFDKTENLDRYEIGTISFGRFPPVTSDEKLKIMRNYVKIMTNKKLTTLYTLFPYINATYSVRFFQQHFFEAMIDNGYIKQLVRTESDAHDKLTQLSDTNYQYMDIVTHYNEYEYLILTKKSNYLTVISEITYNLQFIVLSIVFLLLILVIILINNTFRVSESIMDVVRMLANMGVMSPMDRLSMRIIYLSGFLFIFIIMPEFQGQISAMLSKPIRRNIESLKDLRDNKYHVYYHEILVNDMINKKLWITDEDRGYLHPSNDTILKKCTYQAQKNSTIACIDVRLDLLDAALKLKNLHISKDVMFRKYLVYWTRKDWPLKDRVDKIGAQSVETGLVNYWHDKPSKEYSNKLKKINKIKEKEKYEQIDFDNLVFSYMFTGVVLLWGVFIFGVELLFHKYSKLHRQVLIRRRFGNKKSLRSQPRIVFFPGRMVLLNSRE comes from the exons ATGGgccgtaataaaataatattattttattattgtttacttATCGTCAATGTTTCGTGCagcaatataaaaatttatgagtctTCACCCGAAAAAGATTTATCAAAACGTCTCATTAGCGATGcg AGAGAAATAGTGGAAAAatgttttacaaataattcaaatccaATTGTAATCAGTgctgatttaattaatgacgATGACAAAGTTAAAAATCTGTCCGAcattaataacataaaatcgTCGTTCATTATCATAAACGAGGATTTCAAGCCAACTAAGATCGAAGGGTACATTCCTGCTTATCCGACGTATGTCCTTTTATTAAAATCGTTTTCAAAACTGATGGTGCTTATTGAAGAGttaatgaaatcaaaaatctggAGTATCAAGTCTTCGTTTTTTGTTCTCGACACTACGAAAGATCCTCTTTATATTTATGCTCAACCCGTACTAGCAATGCTATGGGAACATGATTTATTATCTTCGTATTACTTGTGTTATAACAATGACAGAGATTCAACAATTGTTTATACTTTAAATCCCTTTACAAATTACGCTCCATCACCGTGGGCTCCAGTTGATACCAGCTACGTATTTATAGAGAAAGatccaaagaaaaaaaaatggacattctacagtttaaaatattcgaaag gtgaaaaaatttgtcagaATATAGTTTTTGATAAAACAGAAAACTTAGACCGTTATGAAATAGGAACAATATCTTTTGGCCGATTTCCGCCTGTGACTtccgatgaaaaattaaaaataatgcgaAATTATGTAAAGATAAtgacgaataaaaaattgacaacatTATACACATTATTTCCGTACATTAACGCGACTTATTCGGTCCGTTTTTTTCAACAACATTTTTTCGAAGCAATGATCGACAATGGTTACATTAAACAGTTAGTAAGAACAGAGTCTGATGCCCATGATAAATTAACGCAATTATCAGATACTAACTATCAGTATATGGATATAGTAACACATTATAatgaatatgaatatttaatattgactAAAAAGTCGAACTATTTGACAGTCATCAGCGAAATAACTTACAATCTACAATTTATTGTTCTTTCAATAGTTTTTCTGTTATTGATATTAGtgatcatattaattaataacaccTTCAGGGTTAGTGAGAGCATTATGGACGTGGTGAGAATGTTGGCTAATATGGGAGTTATGTCTCCAATGGATCGTTTGTCTATGAGAATCATTTACTTGTCCGgatttctatttatatttataataatgccCGAGTTCCAGGGACAAATATCCGCAATGTTGTCGAAACCCATCCGACGCAACATCGAGTCACTTAAAGATCTTCGAGATAATAAATACCACGTTTATTATCACGAAATTTTAGTGAATGAtatgatcaataaaaaattgtggATTACGGACGAGGACAGAGGATATTTGCATCCATCAAATGAcacaattcttaaaaaatgcacataccaagctcaaaaaaattcaactattGCATGCATCGATGTAAGGTTGGATCTATTAGATGctgctttaaaattaaaaaatctacataTTTCGAAAGACGTTatgtttagaaaatatttggtaTACTGGACAAGGAAAGATTGGCCCCTGAAAGATAGAGTCGATAAAATTGGTGCACAATCGGTAGAAACGGGTTTAGTTAATTATTGGCATGATAAACCGAGCAAAGAATATTCGAACAAATTAAAgaagattaataaaattaaagaaaaagaaaagtatGAGCAGATCGACTTTGATAATTTGGTGTTCAGTTACATGTTCACTGGGGTGGTTTTACTGTGGGGCGTGTTCATTTTTGGAGTCGAACTGCTCTTTCATAAGTATTCAAAACTTCACAGACAAGTTCTGATACGGCGACGGTTTggaaataaaaagtcattgaGATCGCAACCGAGAATTGTTTTCTTTCCTGGTCGGATGGTTCTTCTTAATAGCCGCGAGTGA
- the LOC128667234 gene encoding uncharacterized protein LOC128667234, translating to MIYTMNPFDDRAPEPWEKVEIPEKSCDVCTIYRMSFINDAGICSSITFDKAEFLNGYKLNDLSYDMQHLRKSKFFYENLWLAMNITSVGYYSDATRGHLQTSASDPLPLDYLTPNDYNIIPYYEQGGYVIVTQKHSFVPTLDQVIDSFFTWERITMSSIILIVIFLIMFLNNRYDFSATILDLLAFLLNIGISTPILRFSMRINFMSATLFALIFNPVLQGQVTSLLSRPGDRNVQSLRDLIDHNYRIYFRSNEITNKLRENQPWDDDAFNHFVHVFLKKKDQDACLKYVRNDSSAACILDYTELEQIDKNLHYSRKISHKCHGFLTARNFPLNKKINKIALKLFETGHLNYAERREFHKILLERKRKIERIKALMKYNQLDLQDFELAYISMTLALAWAIIIFGIEVLIKKILNFLDRRAKKLEMRKLMIRETIASTVRRIAILTEQL from the exons ATGATCTATACCATGAATCCTTTCGATGATCGAGCTCCTGAACCTTGGGAAAAAGTAGAAATTCCAGAAAAATCATGTGACGTATGCACAATCTATAGAATGTCGTTCATTAACG ACGCTGGAATATGTTCAAGTATAACTTTTGACAAAGCAGAGTTCTTAAACGGATACAAGCTTAACGATTTGTCCTACGATATGCAGCATTtacgaaaatcaaaatttttctatgaaaatttatggtTAGCAATGAACATTACCTCTGTTGGATATTATAGCGATGCGACACGTGGACATTTGCAAACATCTGCTAGCGACCCATTGCCATTGGACTATTTAACGCCGAATGATTACAACATTATACCTTACTACGAGCAAGGAGGATACGTTATAGTGACACAAAAACACAGTTTTGTACCAACTCTCGATCAAGTTATTGACAGTTTTTTTACTTGGGAAAGAATAACTATGTCATCAATTATtctaatagttatttttttaataatgtttcTTAATAACCGGTACGATTTCAGTGCGACCATTTTAGATCTCTTAGCGTTTCTTCTCAACATAGGAATATCAACTCCAATTCTTCGATTTTCAATGCGTATCAATTTCATGAGCGCAACATTATTTGCATTGATTTTTAATCCGGTGTTACAGGGGCAAGTCACTTCGCTCTTGAGTAGACCCGGTGATAGAAATGTCCAAAGTTTGAGGGATTTGATAGATCATAATTACCGCATTTATTTCCGTTCTAACGAGATCACAAACAAATTACGTGAAAATCAGCCATGGGATGATGATGCTTTTAACCACTTTGtgcatgtttttttaaaaaaaaaagatcaagaTGCTTGTCTGAAATACGTTCGAAATGATTCCTCTGCTGCTTGTATACTTGACTATACCGAACTTGAAcaaattgacaaaaatttacactattcaagaaaaatttctcacAAATGTCACGGTTTTTTAACTGCTAGAAATTtcccattaaataaaaaaatcaataagatTGCACTTAAATTGTTTGAAACCGGTCATTTAAATTATGCGGAGAGACGCGAGTTTCATAAGATTTTGTTAGAACGAAAacgaaaaattgaaagaatcAAGGcattaatgaaatataatcaaCTGGATCTCCAAGATTTCGAACTAGCTTACATTTCAATGACACTTGCGTTGGCTTGGGCGATCATTATTTTTGGTATcgaagttttaattaaaaaaatattaaattttttagatagaCGTGCGAAAAAGTTAGAGATGAGAAAATTGATGATAAGAGAGACAATCGCGTCTACCGTTAGACGAATCGCCATTCTCACTGAACAATtgtaa